In a single window of the Desulfovibrio mangrovi genome:
- a CDS encoding universal stress protein, translated as MDRAVLLTVSDDMTAMWGMRFVSGFFAEKDKLEVCVLYVAPSGYAAKHEETRIILSDLQVRKGREMVEAAKRWLVAHGFSEHKVKTKVLATQYGVVKDIVAEAHKGLYDAVVVGRRYLDWMEMLYTTSVSRGILWESVDFPVWICNEPDPTRRNILLCADGSASASHAADHVGFMMGTEPEQRVTILHLRSPGIVASSAVAEARQRILDNGIEASRISTLVTDGLDKVETIIRLAHEGCFAVVAVGRRPDLPESLMKRLFTRSVSLGLHEHVNQFSLWVSK; from the coding sequence ATGGACAGGGCTGTCTTGTTGACCGTAAGCGACGATATGACCGCCATGTGGGGAATGCGCTTTGTCTCCGGTTTCTTTGCGGAAAAGGATAAACTGGAGGTGTGCGTTCTTTATGTGGCTCCTTCCGGTTATGCGGCAAAGCACGAGGAAACTCGAATAATCCTGTCGGACCTGCAGGTGCGCAAGGGGCGGGAGATGGTCGAGGCCGCGAAGAGGTGGCTGGTCGCTCACGGCTTTTCCGAGCACAAGGTGAAGACCAAGGTGCTTGCCACGCAGTACGGCGTGGTGAAGGACATTGTCGCTGAAGCGCATAAGGGGCTGTATGACGCGGTTGTTGTGGGGCGCCGCTATCTGGACTGGATGGAAATGTTGTACACCACCAGCGTGAGCAGAGGTATTCTCTGGGAGAGCGTGGATTTTCCGGTGTGGATATGCAACGAGCCGGACCCCACGCGCAGGAATATATTGCTCTGCGCTGACGGCTCTGCCTCAGCCTCCCATGCGGCAGACCATGTAGGCTTCATGATGGGAACCGAGCCGGAACAGCGCGTGACCATTCTGCATCTGCGCTCGCCGGGTATCGTGGCCAGTTCCGCAGTTGCAGAGGCTCGCCAGCGGATATTGGACAACGGGATAGAGGCTTCGCGTATCAGCACGCTTGTCACGGACGGGCTGGACAAGGTGGAAACCATAATCCGCCTTGCGCATGAAGGGTGCTTCGCGGTGGTTGCGGTGGGGCGCAGGCCTGACCTGCCAGAGTCGCTGATGAAACGGCTTTTCACCAGATCTGTCAGTCTGGGGCTGCATGAACATGTGAACCAGTTTTCATTGTGGGTGAGTAAATAG